In Dehalococcoidia bacterium, the following are encoded in one genomic region:
- a CDS encoding iron-containing redox enzyme family protein encodes IPSEKLEFFRIHGLVDLEHSKRAGEIVASLIQNERDRELVWQAAQTQVQLKLAKFEGIYKAYA; translated from the coding sequence TATCCCTTCTGAGAAGCTTGAGTTTTTCAGAATTCATGGATTAGTAGATCTAGAGCATTCGAAGCGCGCAGGGGAAATTGTAGCAAGCTTGATTCAAAATGAACGGGACCGTGAGCTGGTATGGCAAGCAGCTCAAACCCAAGTGCAATTAAAGCTCGCAAAATTTGAAGGTATCTACAAAGCCTACGCTTAG